GTATCAGTGAAACAactgttttaataatcaattaatcatttggagtcattcttTGAGaaagaaatgtccaaattctcaaATTCTCAaaggtgaatattttctggtttctatgacagcaaactgaatagctttgagttgtggactgttggttgggacaaaagaagacatttgaggacatcatcttgggctttgagaaaaagtgattgatatttttcaccattttttgacattttatagaccaaatgactaatcgattaatcaagaaaataattaataatgaaaataactgtttgttGCAGCCCCTGAGTTGATGTGCACATACCGAGCAGGCCTTGGGTTAAGGCAGACAGCCCACGTCCATGTGTGATATAAAAACCCAGGTGAGCCATTTGTAGGTAGCTGGGGTGTTTGTAATGGTGGAACAGGACCAGGAAGCGCACATCCTTGGCCAACTCAATCCAGCAGCTCCGATGGTTGTCCACAGCAACCGTCACACCCTGCCTTGTCACTGATCCCTGCTGATTGATGGGGAGGATATCCTGCCCTTCCCCTTCCACCACTACAGCGTCCAATGAGAGTGTGATCATAATGTCACCAGAGCCGCCCGTGGCTGAGGAGATGGTGAGCCTGTCAAAGTAGGTTCGGGGGCGCTCTTCTGAGCCGTGCTTGGGGGGAGCCCCCACTAGATGACCATCCACAATGAGCCCTTAAAGAGGAAGGCGATACATTCACATTTGGTAATCCACCCAAAAAGTAATTGTGACAGTATGCATTAGCTGATCCTATAATATATAAACCTGAAACTGAATTTATTGACATGCATACCTCTCTTTGGGTCCTCTAACAGTCTGAGAATGTCATTAGCCCTGCCGTCTACTGTGAAACAGAGGTTTTGATGCAGCTTTGGCAACTGGACCACAAAATGAGGATCTCCATCGACTGCAACAGACAGCATTGAGCAGAAATATGACATGAGTACATAGAATGTTTAAATGACTTTGAGGATGTAATTAAAAACCAATAAATCAAACGTAGGCTCTTGACCTGATGAGGAGAAGACCCTGATGGTGCTCAGCCTGGACGGAGGCTCTAAAAGCATAAGACATTCAACTAAAGGACAGTCCTCCTCACTCCCAAGCACTGAAACCAATCACAGGACTAGACATGTATTGCAAGCAGTGTCTctacaacaaacaacacattatTCAAGACATGCAGCTGCAAATAACACCCACTAAATACTCACCAAATGATCCCGTGTCTGCACTATCATCCCCTGAAAATAGGTCAGAGACATGTATTTGGCGTGAAACTTTTCTATTTTGCAGCTACAGTGCAGAATTGCCTCCAATAAGCATTTAAAACTTACAGGCATCGTAGCTGAGATCGTAGTCATAGTCATAGGTTGCATCATAGTCTGGGAGATGGAAGCAAGCAATGAGAGAATAAGTTTAGGACACATTCTGCTGCTCACTAAGAAATTTTGATTTTAGAGGGAGTGACAGAACATTAATAATTAGTAGTGATACTCACCTTTCACAAGGTCAATATCTATTTAACAGAAAAGagatagaaatataaaattactACCCACCATTCATCTCCAATGCTGTCATATAGTTGATTAgtacattattacatttaaagTCATTTGTACCAgatgaaatgcatttaaaagctctgaaaaatgtaaacaggaaATTCAGTTTCACCTTTTCTCTGAATCTGAATGGAGGTAGAGACATCTAGTGGAGAGATAAAGAACATTCAATtaggaataaaaacacaaagtctgCAGTCTACAGGAAGGCTATGACAACCTACCCAGAAGCCCTGCTGCCTCCCACAGTCTTGGCCCATCTGTTACACCAGGCATGGGAGCAAAAGTAGCCGACACCAGGGTGGCGATGCTCAGGTCTACATCCACGCCTGAGATTGTGTTGTTGTCTTCCAAAGCCGGAGCCGGAGCCGGGGTGGGAGGGGTGAGCGGAGACAACAGCTTGGGCAGAGCGGTGGTGGTGATTTCAGGCTGAGGAACACCTGTAGCAGGTGTGGTGCTGTTCTCTGCCTCCATGGAGGACGCAGCCGCTTTGACAAGAGGCAGAGCTGTCCTCACTGTACTGGGCTGTGGAGTAAGGAGTCTCCCGGGCAGGGGTGCAGCGTCAGTTCTGACTGAACTGAGAGGAGgtgtggtgctgctgctgaatgTTAGCATTGTGGTGGTGGTTGTTGTTGAGGGTGGGATTGTTTTCATGGGCTGGGGGGTGGAGATTTTTCCAGGTGCAGGAGGCGACGCTGTTTTTAGAGCATTAAGCAGAGAGGTGGATATCTTcccagcaggaggaggagaggcagttTTAGTATCATTACGGGAAGGAGTGGGCTTTTTACCAGAGAGTGGTGCTGGAGCAGTTTTGGTGGAGCCGGGACTTGAAGTTGTTGTGGTTTTCTTGGATGGTGAAACCACGGTTTTTGCTGGGGAAAGTggtaatgatgtttttttcgGTTGTGGTGTAGGGTGTCTGGGAGGTGGCTGAGGAGGGTCTGGTTTTTTGTTCGGCCTTGTGTTAGAGGGTGAGTTTGACTTCTTTGCAGCACCAACAGCTGATATTTTGGATATAGCAGTAGTAGTTGCTGTTGTGGTTATAGTAGCTGCAGTGGTGGGTTTTACAGTGGTTGGAGTTTGAGCTGCTTCATCTGCATCTGGCTTAACTACAACTAAAGATGTGACTGGTGTCACAAAGTTATACTTTAGGGAGAGGTTTGTGGCCTTGTCTGCTAGTAACCTCTGAGTGGCAGGGTCAGTCGTATTCAGTTTGGCCAGTAGCAGCTCTTTGATGGTGAAATATGCCCAGAGACGATGCACAAAGCTGGAAATTCCTTCTAAACTTCCTGAACAGTCTAGTGAATCTGCTGTCCCATTCCCCTTTGTGTGGGAAATCGTCACATCATTCTCCAACTTGACACGCTGCTTTGAATCAGTGGCGGACATTGACACCTTTAAATCCTTGACCCCTGGTTTAACCCTTCCAGCCACCACCAACTCAGAGCCTTGGAAGTAGTTTGGGAACAGGGAGCGGGTGATGTCAAACGCTTGTTCATCCAGGTAGGACAGCTGGATGTCTGATAGCAAAGGGCTGGCCACTTCATCATAGAAACCCTTCAGCTGCAAGGCTGCATCTGCATCCTCATACACCATCCGAGCTACGCCTCGGTTATCCAGAGCCAGGCGTTTCAGAAGGAGGAAGTCT
This window of the Thunnus albacares chromosome 5, fThuAlb1.1, whole genome shotgun sequence genome carries:
- the itih6 gene encoding inter-alpha-trypsin inhibitor heavy chain H5 isoform X2 codes for the protein MDTMCLKIQCILVFFTFCVQEGLSADYAARFGENILLQRVKRQSKPTKPVLKVTDYHVKCSVVSRYAVTTVQSSVWNQLAITKEAAFEVDLPSSAFISNFTITSNGKVYVAQVKERAAARKIYDAAKKQGKTAGLVATKEREIEKFRVAVSVPSGARMFFSLSYEELLLRRLGRYELSLGLRPGQPVQNLTLDVSITERTGISFIKVFPLKTSRLLSNTAQGDADAPASTHVERSASCARVHYSPTLQHQNSISSKGLDADFIIHYDVDLRDPMGDVQVHDGYFVHYFAPRGLPVVPKDVIFVIDVSGSMIGTKIKQTKQAMSTILGDLREGDHFNIITFSDKVHTWKKGRTVRATRQNVRDAKDFVKRIIAEGWTNINAALLSAAQLVNPTSSGSSSHLSSRRVPLVIFLTDGEATIGVTAGDTILSNAKKALGSASLFGLAFGDDADFLLLKRLALDNRGVARMVYEDADAALQLKGFYDEVASPLLSDIQLSYLDEQAFDITRSLFPNYFQGSELVVAGRVKPGVKDLKVSMSATDSKQRVKLENDVTISHTKGNGTADSLDCSGSLEGISSFVHRLWAYFTIKELLLAKLNTTDPATQRLLADKATNLSLKYNFVTPVTSLVVVKPDADEAAQTPTTVKPTTAATITTTATTTAISKISAVGAAKKSNSPSNTRPNKKPDPPQPPPRHPTPQPKKTSLPLSPAKTVVSPSKKTTTTSSPGSTKTAPAPLSGKKPTPSRNDTKTASPPPAGKISTSLLNALKTASPPAPGKISTPQPMKTIPPSTTTTTTMLTFSSSTTPPLSSVRTDAAPLPGRLLTPQPSTVRTALPLVKAAASSMEAENSTTPATGVPQPEITTTALPKLLSPLTPPTPAPAPALEDNNTISGVDVDLSIATLVSATFAPMPGVTDGPRLWEAAGLLDVSTSIQIQRKDIDLVKDYDATYDYDYDLSYDAWDDSADTGSFEPPSRLSTIRVFSSSVDGDPHFVVQLPKLHQNLCFTVDGRANDILRLLEDPKRGLIVDGHLVGAPPKHGSEERPRTYFDRLTISSATGGSGDIMITLSLDAVVVEGEGQDILPINQQGSVTRQGVTVAVDNHRSCWIELAKDVRFLVLFHHYKHPSYLQMAHLGFYITHGRGLSALTQGLLGQFQHADMSITAVNDHPDGGAHRANKEGMLANSGILRWGSEHMPVTLQDKTLKDTVRKRHLGKCWVVPKAEVERLLGHPYESYVVDQV
- the itih6 gene encoding inter-alpha-trypsin inhibitor heavy chain H6 isoform X3 codes for the protein MDTMCLKIQCILVFFTFCVQEGLSADYAARFGENILLQRVKRQSKPTKPVLKVTDYHVKCSVVSRYAVTTVQSSVWNQLAITKEAAFEVDLPSSAFISNFTITSNGKVYVAQVKERAAARKIYDAAKKQGKTAGLVATKEREIEKFRVAVSVPSGARMFFSLSYEELLLRRLGRYELSLGLRPGQPVQNLTLDVSITERTGISFIKVFPLKTSRLLSNTAQGDADAPASTHVERSASCARVHYSPTLQHQNSISSKGLDADFIIHYDVDLRDPMGDVQVHDGYFVHYFAPRGLPVVPKDVIFVIDVSGSMIGTKIKQTKQAMSTILGDLREGDHFNIITFSDKVHTWKKGRTVRATRQNVRDAKDFVKRIIAEGWTNINAALLSAAQLVNPTSSGSSSHLSSRRVPLVIFLTDGEATIGVTAGDTILSNAKKALGSASLFGLAFGDDADFLLLKRLALDNRGVARMVYEDADAALQLKGFYDEVASPLLSDIQLSYLDEQAFDITRSLFPNYFQGSELVVAGRVKPGVKDLKVSMSATDSKQRVKLENDVTISHTKGNGTADSLDCSGSLEGISSFVHRLWAYFTIKELLLAKLNTTDPATQRLLADKATNLSLKYNFVTPVTSLVVVKPDADEAAQTPTTVKPTTAATITTTATTTAISKISAVGAAKKSNSPSNTRPNKKPDPPQPPPRHPTPQPKKTSLPLSPAKTVVSPSKKTTTTSSPGSTKTAPAPLSGKKPTPSRNDTKTASPPPAGKISTSLLNALKTASPPAPGKISTPQPMKTIPPSTTTTTTMLTFSSSTTPPLSSVRTDAAPLPGRLLTPQPSTVRTALPLVKAAASSMEAENSTTPATGVPQPEITTTALPKLLSPLTPPTPAPAPALEDNNTISGVDVDLSIATLVSATFAPMPGVTDGPRLWEAAGLLDVSTSIQIQRKDIDLVKDYDATYDYDYDLSYDAWDDSADTGSFVDGDPHFVVQLPKLHQNLCFTVDGRANDILRLLEDPKRGLIVDGHLVGAPPKHGSEERPRTYFDRLTISSATGGSGDIMITLSLDAVVVEGEGQDILPINQQGSVTRQGVTVAVDNHRSCWIELAKDVRFLVLFHHYKHPSYLQMAHLGFYITHGRGLSALTQGLLGQFQHADMSITAVNDHPDGGAHRANKEGMLANSGILRWGSEHMPVTLQDKTLKDTVRKRHLGKCWVVPKAEVERLLGHPYESYVVDQV
- the itih6 gene encoding inter-alpha-trypsin inhibitor heavy chain H5 isoform X1, giving the protein MDTMCLKIQCILVFFTFCVQEGLSADYAARFGENILLQRVKRQSKPTKPVLKVTDYHVKCSVVSRYAVTTVQSSVWNQLAITKEAAFEVDLPSSAFISNFTITSNGKVYVAQVKERAAARKIYDAAKKQGKTAGLVATKEREIEKFRVAVSVPSGARMFFSLSYEELLLRRLGRYELSLGLRPGQPVQNLTLDVSITERTGISFIKVFPLKTSRLLSNTAQGDADAPASTHVERSASCARVHYSPTLQHQNSISSKGLDADFIIHYDVDLRDPMGDVQVHDGYFVHYFAPRGLPVVPKDVIFVIDVSGSMIGTKIKQTKQAMSTILGDLREGDHFNIITFSDKVHTWKKGRTVRATRQNVRDAKDFVKRIIAEGWTNINAALLSAAQLVNPTSSGSSSHLSSRRVPLVIFLTDGEATIGVTAGDTILSNAKKALGSASLFGLAFGDDADFLLLKRLALDNRGVARMVYEDADAALQLKGFYDEVASPLLSDIQLSYLDEQAFDITRSLFPNYFQGSELVVAGRVKPGVKDLKVSMSATDSKQRVKLENDVTISHTKGNGTADSLDCSGSLEGISSFVHRLWAYFTIKELLLAKLNTTDPATQRLLADKATNLSLKYNFVTPVTSLVVVKPDADEAAQTPTTVKPTTAATITTTATTTAISKISAVGAAKKSNSPSNTRPNKKPDPPQPPPRHPTPQPKKTSLPLSPAKTVVSPSKKTTTTSSPGSTKTAPAPLSGKKPTPSRNDTKTASPPPAGKISTSLLNALKTASPPAPGKISTPQPMKTIPPSTTTTTTMLTFSSSTTPPLSSVRTDAAPLPGRLLTPQPSTVRTALPLVKAAASSMEAENSTTPATGVPQPEITTTALPKLLSPLTPPTPAPAPALEDNNTISGVDVDLSIATLVSATFAPMPGVTDGPRLWEAAGLLDVSTSIQIQRKDIDLVKDYDATYDYDYDLSYDAWDDSADTGSFVLGSEEDCPLVECLMLLEPPSRLSTIRVFSSSVDGDPHFVVQLPKLHQNLCFTVDGRANDILRLLEDPKRGLIVDGHLVGAPPKHGSEERPRTYFDRLTISSATGGSGDIMITLSLDAVVVEGEGQDILPINQQGSVTRQGVTVAVDNHRSCWIELAKDVRFLVLFHHYKHPSYLQMAHLGFYITHGRGLSALTQGLLGQFQHADMSITAVNDHPDGGAHRANKEGMLANSGILRWGSEHMPVTLQDKTLKDTVRKRHLGKCWVVPKAEVERLLGHPYESYVVDQV